A single Agromyces sp. CF514 DNA region contains:
- a CDS encoding acyl-CoA dehydrogenase family protein gives MTATTPDAPETLLDDDLLERFRERAARYDRDNVFFDDDLAELQQVGYLRALVPTAHGGLGWGLDDAVRGQMRLAGAAPATALAVNMHLVWTAVAKILADRGDDTLAFVQREAGAGEVFGFGISEAGNDLMLFGSRTEADPQPDGGYRYTGRKIFTSLSPAWTRLGTMGLDTASADSPKLVYGFIDREDPDVKVLDDWNTLGMRASQSRTTVLDGAYAAPDRIVRRLDPGPNADPLVFGIFASFELLLASVYAGIGARALDLAVAAAHRRTSMKRDGAPYAHDPDIRWRIADAALAQDALEPQLLAVARDLDGLVDHGSKWFAKLVGVKIRSTETAKQVVDQAVRVTGGSSYFAGSEVGRLYRDVLAGIFHPSDDESAHSTVANAWLGPVPE, from the coding sequence GTGACCGCGACGACGCCAGACGCCCCCGAGACCCTGCTCGACGACGACCTGCTCGAACGCTTCCGTGAACGCGCGGCACGCTACGACCGCGACAACGTGTTCTTCGACGACGACCTCGCCGAGCTCCAGCAGGTCGGCTACCTGCGCGCACTCGTGCCGACCGCGCACGGCGGCCTCGGATGGGGGCTCGACGACGCGGTCCGCGGCCAGATGCGGCTCGCGGGCGCGGCACCGGCGACGGCGCTGGCCGTGAACATGCACCTCGTCTGGACCGCGGTCGCGAAGATCCTCGCCGACCGGGGCGACGACACGCTGGCGTTCGTGCAGCGCGAGGCCGGCGCGGGCGAGGTGTTCGGCTTCGGCATCAGCGAGGCCGGCAACGACCTCATGCTGTTCGGCTCGCGCACCGAGGCCGACCCGCAGCCCGACGGCGGCTACCGGTACACGGGTCGCAAGATCTTCACGTCGCTCTCGCCCGCGTGGACCAGGCTCGGCACCATGGGCCTCGACACGGCGTCGGCCGATTCCCCGAAGCTCGTCTACGGCTTCATCGACCGCGAGGACCCCGACGTGAAGGTCCTCGACGACTGGAACACGCTCGGCATGCGCGCGAGCCAGAGCCGCACGACCGTGCTCGACGGCGCGTACGCCGCGCCGGATCGCATCGTGCGCCGCCTCGACCCCGGCCCCAACGCCGACCCGCTCGTCTTCGGCATCTTCGCGAGCTTCGAGCTGCTGCTCGCGTCGGTCTACGCGGGCATCGGCGCGCGGGCGCTCGACCTCGCGGTCGCGGCCGCCCACCGCCGCACCTCGATGAAGCGCGACGGCGCGCCGTACGCGCACGACCCCGACATCCGCTGGCGCATCGCCGACGCCGCGCTCGCCCAGGACGCCCTCGAACCGCAGCTGCTGGCCGTGGCCCGCGACCTCGACGGACTCGTCGACCACGGCTCCAAGTGGTTCGCGAAGCTCGTCGGCGTCAAGATCCGCTCGACCGAGACCGCCAAGCAGGTCGTCGACCAGGCCGTGCGCGTCACGGGCGGCTCCAGCTACTTCGCGGGCTCCGAGGTCGGGCGGCTCTACCGCGACGTGCTGGCCGGCATCTTCCACCCGTCCGACGACGAGTCGGCGCACTCGACCGTCGCGAACGCCTGGCTCGGGCCGGTTCCCGAGTGA
- a CDS encoding DUF4349 domain-containing protein, whose product MRASQRSNRPGVERHEQPETGVGERRHPLGRRRSRGTVAMVAGAGAALIIAALAGCSASNGSMSADRAPMDAPAGAESLDGAVTLEAEGAADAATGTIDVDRAVVTTGDVRITVDDPVEAAAEAVRLTQQAGGRVDQRTENPGPAGDPESASASLALRIPADALDAVLDDLRELGDVTSVTMDATDVSQQHDDLDARISALETSIGRMTALLAEAEDIGDLMAIESELTTRQADLDALVQQRDGLDDRIAYSTLTVGLTTVAVVVAPEPAPEGFWGGLVAGWNALLFFLGWVGVVLGVLLPWLLAALVVAMVVVAIVRVVRGGRARGADAAAEAADGDARVSGDPGDEARDGGPSGAEASDHGLVPRA is encoded by the coding sequence ATGAGAGCCTCGCAGCGCAGCAACCGCCCCGGAGTCGAGCGTCATGAGCAGCCCGAGACGGGCGTCGGCGAGCGCCGGCATCCGCTCGGAAGGCGACGATCGCGCGGCACCGTCGCGATGGTCGCTGGAGCGGGCGCGGCCCTGATCATCGCGGCGCTGGCCGGCTGCTCGGCGAGCAACGGCTCGATGTCCGCCGATCGGGCGCCGATGGACGCGCCGGCCGGCGCCGAGTCGCTCGACGGCGCGGTGACGCTCGAGGCCGAGGGGGCCGCCGACGCCGCAACGGGCACGATCGACGTCGACCGCGCCGTGGTCACCACGGGCGACGTGCGCATCACGGTCGACGACCCCGTCGAGGCCGCGGCCGAGGCGGTGCGCCTCACGCAGCAGGCCGGGGGCCGTGTCGACCAGCGCACCGAGAACCCCGGGCCGGCCGGCGACCCCGAGTCGGCCTCCGCGTCGCTCGCCCTGCGCATCCCGGCCGACGCCCTCGACGCCGTGCTCGACGACCTGCGCGAGCTCGGCGACGTGACCTCGGTGACGATGGACGCGACGGACGTCTCGCAGCAGCACGACGACCTCGACGCCCGCATCAGCGCCCTCGAGACCTCGATCGGGCGCATGACCGCCCTGCTCGCCGAGGCGGAGGACATCGGCGACCTCATGGCGATCGAGTCCGAGCTCACGACGCGTCAGGCCGACCTCGACGCGCTCGTGCAGCAACGCGACGGACTCGACGACCGCATCGCCTACTCGACCCTCACGGTCGGGCTCACGACCGTCGCCGTCGTCGTCGCGCCCGAGCCCGCCCCCGAGGGCTTCTGGGGCGGACTCGTCGCCGGCTGGAACGCCCTGCTGTTCTTCCTCGGCTGGGTGGGCGTGGTCCTCGGGGTGCTGCTCCCGTGGCTGCTCGCCGCGCTCGTCGTCGCGATGGTCGTCGTCGCGATCGTCCGGGTCGTGCGCGGCGGTCGCGCTCGAGGGGCGGATGCCGCGGCGGAGGCGGCCGACGGCGACGCGCGGGTGTCCGGCGATCCCGGCGATGAGGCGCGCGACGGCGGCCCGTCGGGCGCCGAGGCATCCGACCACGGCCTCGTCCCCCGGGCGTAG
- a CDS encoding aldo/keto reductase gives MTDAPLPVAPRLDLADGARIPQLGFGLYKVPAADATGLALAAVDAGYRHLDTAAFYANEAEVGRAVRETDVAREDLFITSKVWKDDNGFDATLRAFDASMARFGLDAIDLYLIHWPVPSTDLYVDTWRALVRLQAEGRVHSIGVSNFHVHHVDRIVAETGVAPAVNQVELHPWLPQRELRADHAARGVLVEAWSPLARGRVLDDPTLALIAARHDRSPAQVVLRWHMQQGVIAIPKASSPARLRENLDVFDFELDEVDLAAIAALESGERTGRDPDLD, from the coding sequence ATGACCGACGCACCGCTTCCCGTCGCCCCGCGCCTCGACCTCGCCGACGGCGCGCGCATCCCGCAGCTCGGCTTCGGACTCTACAAGGTGCCGGCAGCGGATGCCACGGGGCTGGCGCTCGCGGCCGTCGACGCCGGCTACCGGCACCTCGACACCGCCGCGTTCTACGCGAACGAGGCGGAGGTCGGCCGCGCGGTGCGCGAGACCGACGTCGCGCGCGAAGACCTCTTCATCACGAGCAAGGTCTGGAAGGACGACAACGGGTTCGACGCGACGCTGCGCGCGTTCGACGCGTCGATGGCGAGGTTCGGCCTCGACGCGATCGACCTGTACCTCATCCACTGGCCGGTGCCGTCGACGGATCTCTACGTCGACACCTGGCGCGCGCTCGTGCGGCTCCAGGCCGAGGGCCGGGTGCACTCGATCGGCGTCTCGAACTTCCACGTGCACCACGTCGATCGCATCGTCGCCGAGACGGGCGTCGCGCCGGCGGTCAACCAGGTCGAGCTGCATCCGTGGCTGCCGCAGCGCGAGCTCCGCGCCGATCACGCGGCACGCGGCGTCCTCGTCGAGGCGTGGTCGCCGCTCGCGCGCGGGCGCGTGCTCGACGACCCGACGCTCGCGCTCATCGCCGCCCGGCACGACCGATCGCCCGCGCAGGTCGTGCTGCGCTGGCACATGCAGCAGGGCGTCATCGCGATCCCGAAGGCGTCGTCGCCCGCACGCCTGCGCGAGAACCTCGACGTGTTCGACTTCGAGCTCGACGAGGTCGACCTGGCGGCGATCGCGGCCCTCGAGTCGGGCGAGCGCACCGGCCGCGACCCCGATCTCGACTGA